From Pongo pygmaeus isolate AG05252 chromosome 1, NHGRI_mPonPyg2-v2.0_pri, whole genome shotgun sequence, one genomic window encodes:
- the RGS16 gene encoding regulator of G-protein signaling 16, whose amino-acid sequence MCRTLAAFPTTCLERAKEFKTRLGIFLHKSELGCDTGSTGKFEWGSKHSKENRNFSEDVLGWRESFDLLLSSKNGVAAFHAFLKTEFSEENLEFWLACEEFKKIRSATKLASRAHRIFEEFICSEASKEVNIDHETRELTRMNLQTATATCFDVAQGKTRTLMEKDSYPRFLKSPAYRDLAAQASAASATLSSCSLAEPSHT is encoded by the exons ATGTGCCGCACCCTGGCCGCCTTCCCCACCACCTGCCTGGAGAG AGCCAAAGAGTTCAAGACACGTCTGGGGATCTTTCTTCACAAATCAGAGCTGGGCTGCGATACTGGGAGTACTGGCAAGTTCGAGTGGGGCAGTAAACACAGCAAAGAGAA tagaaACTTCTCAGAAGATGTGCTGGGGTGGAGAGAGTCGTTCGACCTGCTCCTGAGCAGTAAAA ATGGAGTGGCTGCCTTCCACGCTTTCCTGAAGACAGAGTTCAGTGAGGAGAACCTGGAGTTCTGGCTGGCCTGTGAGGAGTTCAAGAAGATCCGATCAGCTACCAAGCTGGCCTCCAGGGCACACCGGATCTTTGAGGAGTTCATTTGCAGTGAGGCCTCTAAAGAG GTCAACATTGACCATGAGACCCGCGAGCTGACGAGGATGAACCTGCAGACTGCCACAGCCACATGCTTTGATGTGGCTCAGGGGAAGACACGTACCCTGATGGAGAAGGACTCCTACCCACGCTTCCTGAAGTCGCCCGCTTACCGGGACCTGGCTGCCCAAGCCTCAGCCGCCTCTGCCACTCTGTCCAGCTGCAGCCTGGCCGAGCCCTCACACACCTGA